From the genome of Nicotiana tabacum cultivar K326 chromosome 17, ASM71507v2, whole genome shotgun sequence:
tttcgaaTAATTATATAGTTTATAGGTGATATGATATTTAAAATGTAACTTAAACATTTTTTCATGCAAAAGATGAATGATACATTACTTTTTTACCTCAAATATTCAGGAAATTGAATGAAATCTACTCATTCTATACAATATTATTGGGTACTATTagttattattttcatttttgagtaaaccataaaataattgaaggtaatttttaatattttgaaaatacatGTAATTTGGTATTGACGGTGTTATTTTCTAAACCCAAAAAGAAGGGGTTAATCGGAATTTACTCTTGAAATAATTTTTGTTAGGGTTTCAAATTCATTTTCAATCTCTAGGGGTCTCAACTTCAACAGTTCACCTTGATTTCAATGGCTTAACTTCCGTTCGCCGGCGAGTTATTTCCGTCACCGTCACAAACTCCGCGCTGGCCCTTTCTCCCGGTACGACACGTTTCAGAATTTTATGACTCTAGAAACTTTGATTCCTTTTTTGATGTTGTCGTTCTAGCCTTAATCGTGAGAACgaacattttaatattttttaattgtaATTTCTGTGCATATTCAAGTATTATTCTGGTTGTCTTTTTATATAAGTACCCagtattttttaaaaagtaaggTAGAAGAACAAATACGTCCTATTTCTAGATTCCTTGCGAAGGTTTTGgccttaaaaatatttataataatttatgcATCCTTATTGGAGTACTTTTTTTTCACAACTCagcttttcattttctgaatAGAGTAGATGCTTCTCTAGATAGGAGAGCTCAACTTTTGTATTCAGAGTCAGGAAGTGGTGGACCTATTGATGGGTGCACCAAAGCAGAAGTGGACATCAGAAGAAGAAgcttcccttaaagctggtgtaGCAAAGTATGGGGTTGGAAAATGGAGCACCATACTCAAAGATCCAGAGTTTGCTACTGTGTTGCGCTCTCGCTCAAATGTGGATCTGAAGGTACCAGGCATAACAACGTTGTCAAATCTTGTCTTGTCATTCTGTGGGAAGCTTATTTAGCCGGCTGGAGTATGTCTTATATTCACATAGTAACATTGAATGTCTCTTCTGTCTGGttgtgcttttttttttcttcccctttctttctttctttctttctttctttcttttttccgcTTGTTTTGGTTAGTAAAAGTTGCCTTGATGGGCTTAGTTTTGCTTGGGCAGGATAAATGGAGAAATCTACATGTCATGGCAAATGGTTTGGGGTCTCGGCATCAAGTGTCTCGGCATCAAGGGAGGGTTGTCTCTAAAAGTGTCCAGCCTAAGCAGAAGCATGATGACAACTCCTTGCTTGTTAGCACCGCAGTTGAGAATGATACAGAAGTTCTTGATCCTAAACCTCTTGCATCGTCTGGTGATGCACTGGAGGATGTTGGTTGTGAAAAGACAATTTGTAGGTAATTATACTACCGATTCACTTAAATCTTCCTTATTCAAATCTTGGATTCCACACAAGTCGTAAAGCTTGTGCTTTTGGAGAGTTTGGTGGAGAAAATTCATTTGTTGACTTCTTCGATTCTGAAATCACTTTCTAAGAAATTAGTGTACTCCATAAGATATCTAACCAAAAAAATTGAGACGTTGAAGCACTCAAACCTTTTAGAAATAAACAATCAAAGCACATTTTGAGACTCAACTTTCATgcatttaataattaataatattgtTCATCAAAAGCACATCTGTAAGTGAGTATCTATTATAATAGTGTCCTAAGTACCTTTAAATAAGGAATTTAATATGGAAACCATATAGTACTGGAAGTCAGCTGGTTCTGTTATGGAAAGGTTTTGTAACCAACTTGGTATTTTCTGATTATTGATAATGGGAGCTCTCTGTTCATATTTTATAGTGGTATCTTGGGCAAAATGCGTAGCAGCTGCCTTCTATTCATCACTTTCCTTGTTTCCTCTGGAATCAAATGTGGGTTCCCCTTTTTAGGGGGAAATCTTGCAAAACTGAGAAAAAGGGATCGTGCTTCAAGCGGAAGTATTTGCTGTTACTGTAGCTTAGAGCCTGAAGtccagtttatatttttcttgagaAAGCCTGAAGTTTCAGTTTATGTTATGATGCTCTATTTTTCGTTTGTCCGTTGATGGTTGCGAACTCTGTTTATGTAAGCATAGCATAACTGCGTTCAAGCTTGGATAAAGGATGGTTGCGGTAGGTTAACAACCAATACAAAAAATAGATAGCTATAGTGAAATCTTCTGAATATGACTTGAATAGAGTGCAATGGGTAGATGATTCATATAGTATAGACTCCACCTAATTTGGGATTGAGGTGTAGTTGATTGATTGGTTGATTTGTTTTTTGGGAGTTTCATATGAAATTGTTGGAGTAATTCTTCATGTAAAATAATGTTGTTTTATTGTAACATAGATACATGGCTCATTTTTCTCGTTTTTGTGTTACAGTGCAAATGTGGGTAAAACTGATTATCCTCTTCCattaatttgtttttcttttttcgtaTTCTCTTTATTCTTTGAAAAGCAAATTAAGTCCTTGATTAGATGCTGTCACCTACTATGAAGCATAGCTTTTTAATAATAGATTGATTTTATATCTTTTGGTCAAAATTTTAAAACTGAAATAACAAGTTCGGAATTCATGTAATCTAGTTCTAATAATTGCCTCTTTTTTTTTCCCTTCTCAGAAATACTCACTTTGGGAGTTGCCTTTTATAATATTATAATGTACCAAACCTGTGTGTGCTTCTTCATTGATTATAGATTGGACGATCTTATATTGGAGGCAATAGCCAAATTGAAGGAACCGCATGGATCTCGTCGAAATGCAATTTTGTCTTACATAGAGGTAATTTTCCTTAGAATATTTGATACAAGTCTATGTGAGTAAAGAGAGTtggaaatttttggagatttagtATATTTTGTTTAGTTATTGTTTTGTTAAAATGTCCCACATTGATGGAGGAGCAGGTTGTTGTCTCCTTATATGGTTTTGGACAATTCTCACGTCATGACCCATGAGTTAGTTTTTGTGGTTGAATTAGGTCTTGGGTCATCCATGTTATGTTGTCCACACTCCAAATATCCTGTCCTAGACGTACTCGAGAAGCGGGGAAGGGGGAGGGAGTTGTTAGAGTATCTTAAATTGTTGTGAGGAAATAGTTGTTATCCCCTTATATGGTTTTAAACAATTCTTACCTCATTAGTTTTGGAGTTGAGTTAGACCCCAAAACCATCGCCTTTTAACTTAATCTAATTTGccattttttttcacttttaagtTCGCAACTAGGTGTATACACTTTTAAGTTCTGCCTAGTTAAGCATTAACGAAAATCCTCCTCGAACACAAGCGTGAGAAGAAAGACCCTTCCTAACACAACGTTAGTCTTGCCACTATAGTATAGGAAAAAGCTTCTCTTTGATAAGCGGTGATAGGGGAGTTCAGAAAGGATTTGATCATAGATAGAGACTTCAACCTGTGCGGGGATAAGGGCGGATGTAGCCAAGTGGCTCTTAGCTACGTGTATACACTTTCTGCCTAGCTAAGCATTTCTAAGacaattttctttctctttaaaCCAAAATCCTCCTCGAACACAAAAACATGAGAAGAAACACCCTTCCTAACACAACAATAGACTTGCTAGTATAGTATAGGAAAAAGTTTCTCTTTGATAAGGTCATAGGGGAGTCAAAAAGGATTTGATCATAGAAAGAAACTTCAACCTATGCAGGGTAGGGTAGGGGCGGACGTAGCCATGGATCAAGGCAGTAGATTGTGGATCCACCATGCGCTGGTTCAACCCCATTGTTCGCCGATGTTTGTTCTATGTTATTTTCAAGGAGCTAAAAAGATGTCGAGACATTATGAGCCAAGGAGATAAACACTGTGAAACTTTTTCTTGATCTagcaagaaaacaaaaaggacaaATATGAATTGCCTTTCTCCTTTTTATTAGCGAGACTCTTTCCCTTGGCACTCCAGTGTCAAACAGGATTGCTTGATTGAGTACTGTCTGTATCTTAGTTGCTGATTTTATGCTGGAATTTTTTCTTAACTTAGCTTTTCACTAGTTGGCAATGCCTTTTGATGCTTCATCCCGCAAACTTGAGCACTCCGAGAACTACTAGGGAGGGATAAGAACTAAGAAGGACCCAAGCAGAGGAAAAAAAGGGTGGAAACGGGATAGAAGTGCAGGAAAGGTGTCAAGACTTGCTAGAGGTTAAACATGCCTGTGCTGTTTGTATCTTGGTAGCTGATatttatgctggaatattttcttAACTTCGCTTTTCACTAGTTGGCAATGCCTTTTGATGCTTCATCCCGCAAACTTGAGCACTCTGAGAACTACTAGAGAGAGGGATAAGAACTAAGAAGTACCCAAGCAGAAGCAAAAAAAGGTGGAAACTAGAAAGAAGTGCAGGAAAGGTTATGCAACCCAGCCCAACATGGTCAGTGGGATGGCCAAAGGGTTGCTTTGGGGGTGGGTAGTGGTAATTTTCCTTTCCCACTTTTTCAATTCTAATCAGGTTGTCCATCATACACTGGATATCTTTTGTTTTCGACATAGACTGATGTAAGTGAGCATGCTTATTTCTGAGAGGTTAAGATGGGATTTGCTTATGAAGAGTGAAGTTGCTCACTTGGGCAAGATTTCTTTATACTATAATTCCCGACAAAAAGGTTCACTCTATCCTTATTTTTTTACTCTCTGTTTAACTTGATGATACAAGTGTATGGACCTTGTAAATGCTGGTATATTATTTTCATTACTTTAGATGCCTATTACTCAACAATTTTTGTTTGTTTGAAGGAGTGGTACACGGCACCTCCAAACTTTGAAAGACTGTTGGCAGCAAATTTGAAGGCGTTGACTGATAAAGGAAGACTGATAAAGGTAATCGACCTGAGAACCTGGTGGAAATGATGAAGAATCTCTCTTACCCTTCTTTATGTTCAATGGAGATGCATATACTGCATGTAGAAGACATGTAATGCCTGTTCCCCATTATTATAGCATTAACATCAGTGCATGGCTGGTAACTGAGGAGAATCTGCGTTGTATGTTGAATTGTCCTTGTTGTAGTTCTATTCTTTATCATTATTTAGTTCTTTTTTCCTGTTGCTGTGGGATGGAAGTTGGCTGATGAGATTATCATGCCCCCAAAAGATGTAAGTTTCATCGCACTACAAAATATTTAACTAAAAGGGCCCTTAGGGCTTTGCTCTAGTGCTAAAAGCGCGACAAATGATGTGTGGGGTACGCGCACATCATGGGATCGAACGCTCTGCAGACAAAAGCTTTGTATTTAAGTGGAAAAGGTAGAGAGGCGAGCCCATTATCCATCGAGTTTTGAACCGACGCCACTGGCCCTCGGAAATTTCTTggttatccaaaaaaaaaagaactagtAACAGAAAGGTGGTTGTGTCCGTTGATGGCATCATGAAGAAGATTGGTAAGGATCAATTTTAGTGAAGGAAGCCGTGTTTTATCATTTCAAGACTTGGAAGATCATCCTTCTATTCAGACATAAGCTTCATTTTAGTATCACATAATGCCTAAGCTAGGAAGGGGTAAGGCAACGAGATAATGAAATGCCTGGATTTATTCTTTTTGGTTTGTCGTGCTATTCTCATTCAGTTATGCATCCTCTCCTGAATCACAATGAGTCTTCTTGAGTTCCAAGACTGACACTGAGGTCTTGGCTACTTTGGTTAGAGTTTTATCAACAATTCTCAAAAAGTATGCTTGGAAGCACACATTGTTGGTTGCGGAGTAAAATTCGTCGCTTGATTTGCAATTGCAAACATTTAATATGTGTGAACTTAACATTACTTTCTTTCAGTTCTTTTATCTTCTTTCTTGTAGAGGAATTGGCAAACACTGTGAGTAGAAAGCCCAATTATGGATGTACTAGTCTGTTTCTTAATCTTGGATCTTGACGCCTCCATCCACATTGATAGGTAAGGCATCAATACAGGATTGCGCCGAGTAGATTATCATCTGGTACCAAGGGAGGCCATCTCTCTTTTCTTATGGATGGAAAGGAGGATTCCACTATGATAGAAAAGAATGAAATTAGAATACGGACTAAAGCACAAATTGATGTGGAGTTAGAGCAGATGAAGAGCATGACTGCAGAGGAGGCTGCTGCAGCTGCTGCACAAGCAGTTGCAGACGCTGAAGCTGCCATTGCTGAGGCGGAACGGGCAGCAAGGATTGCAGAGGCGGCTGAAGCAGAGGCAGAGGCAGCACAGTGTTTTCATGAAGTTACATTGAAGGCATTGCAGCATCAAACTATCCCTGTCTGGTAAGCTAATCTTTCGAGAGGCAGCTTACTGTGGTTGTTGAGACTCTCTGTAGCACCATAATGAGCCATGAGCTATTAATTATCTAAAAGTTTGTACTGTTAAGTGATGATATGCAGTTTGATTTTCTAAGTGTTAAAATATCACAGAGAGAAAGTTAATTAATTGCCAGAAATACTAAAAAGCAAGCTTGATAACATATTGAACATTAATAAAAATGTTCAATTTTGCAAAATTTTGGGTTCAAAATGCTGCACGTATTTACTAAACTAGGGGTTTTGCAAGTATTAGATGTCTATTTTGTTGTATGGGACTGCTGAAAACTTGAGATGCTTTTTGTTGTGCATTAGCACACAGGTTTCCACAAACTTGCATGAAGGCCAGATTTTTACGTACTCACATTATACATCGACTCTTGATTCAATATATAGTATTGGTCTCGATTGCATAGTGGATAGGCAATTTCATTAAGTTGTTGTAAGCTTTCAATATAGATCTACCACACAAGGTAGGgttaaggtctgcatacactcgccctcccagaccccacttgtgggatcacACGGAGTATGTTGTTGTTTAAGTTTTCAATATAGAATTTTGGTATCTGGTATGCTGCTCTAGGAGCTACTAGCGCGCGTCATCATGTTAAGAGTCTATCACATTTGCTTAATTTGGAGGATGGAATGCTATCAGCCATACTGCTATCTTGTTAATACAAGGTAGCGAATTGTTGTTGGGTTCACTTTTGTAGTTTCTGAATGTTGCCCTTTTTTTATGTGCTTTTGAAGTTTCTCAATATGCCGTCGTTATGCAAAAAGTTtgggaaaatacataagttgcccATGTAGTTGTCTGAAAAAGTCAGTTATTTACTTAACCTTTTACGAGTGATCTAATACCCCCTATTCTTATTTTTTGTGGAAC
Proteins encoded in this window:
- the LOC107801509 gene encoding single myb histone 1 isoform X2 — translated: MGAPKQKWTSEEEASLKAGVAKYGVGKWSTILKDPEFATVLRSRSNVDLKDKWRNLHVMANGLGSRHQVSRHQGRVVSKSVQPKQKHDDNSLLVSTAVENDTEVLDPKPLASSGDALEDVGCEKTICRLDDLILEAIAKLKEPHGSRRNAILSYIEEWYTAPPNFERLLAANLKALTDKGRLIKVRHQYRIAPSRLSSGTKGGHLSFLMDGKEDSTMIEKNEIRIRTKAQIDVELEQMKSMTAEEAAAAAAQAVADAEAAIAEAERAARIAEAAEAEAEAAQCFHEVTLKALQHQTIPV
- the LOC107801509 gene encoding single myb histone 1 isoform X1; its protein translation is MEHHTQRSRVCYCVALSLKCGSEGTRHNNVVKSCLVILWEAYLAGWILLGQDKWRNLHVMANGLGSRHQVSRHQGRVVSKSVQPKQKHDDNSLLVSTAVENDTEVLDPKPLASSGDALEDVGCEKTICRLDDLILEAIAKLKEPHGSRRNAILSYIEEWYTAPPNFERLLAANLKALTDKGRLIKVRHQYRIAPSRLSSGTKGGHLSFLMDGKEDSTMIEKNEIRIRTKAQIDVELEQMKSMTAEEAAAAAAQAVADAEAAIAEAERAARIAEAAEAEAEAAQCFHEVTLKALQHQTIPV
- the LOC107801509 gene encoding single myb histone 1 isoform X3, which gives rise to MSLLSVLLGQDKWRNLHVMANGLGSRHQVSRHQGRVVSKSVQPKQKHDDNSLLVSTAVENDTEVLDPKPLASSGDALEDVGCEKTICRLDDLILEAIAKLKEPHGSRRNAILSYIEEWYTAPPNFERLLAANLKALTDKGRLIKVRHQYRIAPSRLSSGTKGGHLSFLMDGKEDSTMIEKNEIRIRTKAQIDVELEQMKSMTAEEAAAAAAQAVADAEAAIAEAERAARIAEAAEAEAEAAQCFHEVTLKALQHQTIPV
- the LOC107801509 gene encoding single myb histone 6 isoform X4, coding for MANGLGSRHQVSRHQGRVVSKSVQPKQKHDDNSLLVSTAVENDTEVLDPKPLASSGDALEDVGCEKTICRLDDLILEAIAKLKEPHGSRRNAILSYIEEWYTAPPNFERLLAANLKALTDKGRLIKVRHQYRIAPSRLSSGTKGGHLSFLMDGKEDSTMIEKNEIRIRTKAQIDVELEQMKSMTAEEAAAAAAQAVADAEAAIAEAERAARIAEAAEAEAEAAQCFHEVTLKALQHQTIPV